GGGGAAGCTATCCAGGTCTGCTGCACTCAGCCAATACTCTGCTCCAATGGCAACAGGACAACTAGCCTCCGCCTCGTCGATAGGTGGAGGCCATTTGACGCTTACGCCGGTACGATGTCAGTACGGAATTCGTACTGGGTCGTCGCTTAACCAGTACGGAATCCGTACGACACTAGACCTCATTCGAGGCAAATCGGGTCCGGCGGACCGAAAACGAACCGCAAAATGGGAATTATCGCCCGGAATACGGCCTGCGGCGCTCTTTTCGCGGGCAATAACGCGGTTTTCGGAGCCCGTCCGTCGGACTTGGCTTCTGCGCAGTACGGAATCCGTACTGGTGTCCCGTGTTGCCTGTACGGAATCCGTACTGAGTCTCGGAAAAACTGGGCGCGCTTCGTATGTAGCTCTGCACTTGGGTTCTAGCTTGCGTCTCCGCTCGTCTGGGCTTACCGGCACCCGGATGATACAGGGCTTCCCCGGTTAAGTCCGTTTGCCTGGACACGAACCCGTCCGTGTTGCCAGCGACGCCCTTTCCTACTGGTTGTCTTCCCGCTGGTTAGGTGATAGGACCTCTTTCAGTCCATCGGCTCAACAAACATGCCGGACGAACGCAATAGGGGCAGCCGTGTGACTGCCCCGTCTTCTCACTTGTTCCGTTCAGTGTCATGTAAGCACAGCCAATATCGCCTAATTGTGTTATCGGGATGTTATCTTTACACCCCGGAATCCATACGCTTCTGCCCATTGAGCTGGCCGTACGATAAAAATGGTGCCGAAGGCGGGACTCGAACCCGCATGGCCTTTCGACCGGTTGATTTTGAGTCAACTGCGTCTGCCGATTCCGCCACTTCGGCGCTCCATTATTCTACCATGGAGGCTGCTGCCGCGCAACCACACCATGCGGCTTGCGGCCCGGTGCACTTGCGGCTCGGTGCGCTCAACGATTGCCGCGCTCAGAAGTGCCGTTAACCCCTTGAACGCGCTCCGGATGCTGTCTGCCTAATGCTGTCTGCCTAATGCTGACTGCCCCGAGAGATTCCCCGGGGAGTGCGCTCACCCCGCAAGAGGAACCCCGCGTTCTCCGCCGGGCCATGCCGAAAACAACACAGCCCCAGGCGTCCTGCTTAGCCTGAGGCTCTGAGACTCGTTTTCATCTGAATAGCCTAGTGGAGAAGCTGTTTTCCGAGGAATGCGGCTGCTGTCTCAACAAGCTTGACCTCAGTCGCCCCCATCTGCCTCGGCTCTTTCGACATGAGCACTACCACTCCAGCGGGGTCGCTGCCCGCAACGATGGGCGCCATCACCTGCGCTGCGAATTGGGCGCCATCTACTGCCGGTTTCTCGTTCGGCGCCGTAGCCACGAATGTCTTGTTGGATTTCATCACTTCCTGGGCGTACTCAGAAACCCTCTTCTCCATATACGCTTTCCTTGGAGCACCGCTTACCGCGACGACCTCTGCATCATCTGCAATGAGCGCGATGCATCCAGTAGAATCGTTAAGGGAATCAGTGTACTCCTGGGCGAAGAAGCTTAGGTCGGTCATGGGCGAGTACTTCTTGAGG
This genomic interval from Clostridia bacterium contains the following:
- a CDS encoding stage V sporulation T C-terminal domain-containing protein; its protein translation is MKATGIVRRIDDLGRVVIPKEIRRTLRIREGDPLEIFTDRDGEVILKKYSPMTDLSFFAQEYTDSLNDSTGCIALIADDAEVVAVSGAPRKAYMEKRVSEYAQEVMKSNKTFVATAPNEKPAVDGAQFAAQVMAPIVAGSDPAGVVVLMSKEPRQMGATEVKLVETAAAFLGKQLLH